Proteins encoded together in one Deferribacterota bacterium window:
- the traT gene encoding complement resistance protein TraT — translation ESSLRKYIVLIIISFIGLYISSCSPIISSIEHSELDTDVKFSKSVFLTPSEDRKKIYVRVTNTSGNYNLNFKEKLIGYLANGGYKFVDNPDEADYELRANILFVDDVKKYKAAEGAFEGSAFGALAGAAAIDPDIGGALAGWAVGAAAGAATGFLFPVKTFAGVVDVRVVENINGKQKDDSLQVAVKATQTRLDKEKASLIISDKLAEQVAALFL, via the coding sequence GGAGAGTAGCTTAAGAAAATATATTGTGTTAATTATTATAAGTTTTATAGGTTTATATATATCTTCTTGTTCACCTATTATTAGTAGTATAGAGCACTCTGAATTAGATACGGATGTTAAATTTAGTAAGTCAGTATTTTTAACACCCTCTGAGGATAGAAAAAAGATTTATGTTAGGGTTACCAATACCTCAGGAAATTATAATCTTAATTTTAAGGAGAAATTAATAGGTTATCTAGCAAATGGTGGTTATAAGTTTGTAGATAACCCAGATGAAGCTGACTATGAATTAAGAGCAAATATTTTATTTGTCGACGATGTAAAAAAATACAAGGCAGCTGAGGGTGCTTTTGAAGGTTCAGCTTTTGGAGCTTTAGCTGGAGCTGCTGCTATTGATCCTGATATAGGTGGAGCATTAGCTGGTTGGGCAGTTGGTGCAGCAGCTGGAGCAGCAACTGGTTTTTTATTTCCTGTTAAAACATTTGCAGGTGTGGTTGATGTTAGAGTGGTAGAAAATATAAATGGTAAACAGAAAGATGATTCTTTACAGGTTGCTGTTAAGGCAACACAAACTAGATTGGATAAAGAAAAGGCTTCTTTAATTATATCAGATAAATTAGCTGAACAGGTAGCAGCCCTATTTTTATAA
- a CDS encoding NifB/NifX family molybdenum-iron cluster-binding protein has translation MKLAITSEGNNINAKLDARFARSKYWYIYDTEKKDGYFFDNSENIDVEHGAGIKAASKLLELQIDALITGDIGPKAKNTLKDKIAIYKGDNKSVKENLDLFLENKLNKLNN, from the coding sequence ATGAAATTAGCTATAACATCGGAAGGTAACAATATTAATGCAAAACTAGACGCTAGGTTTGCAAGAAGTAAATACTGGTACATCTATGATACTGAAAAAAAGGATGGTTATTTTTTTGACAATAGTGAGAATATTGATGTTGAGCATGGTGCAGGTATTAAAGCTGCTTCAAAATTGTTAGAATTACAGATTGATGCTCTTATAACTGGTGACATTGGACCTAAAGCAAAGAATACCCTAAAAGACAAAATAGCTATATATAAGGGTGATAACAAAAGTGTAAAAGAGAATTTAGATTTATTTCTTGAAAATAAATTAAATAAATTAAATAATTAA
- a CDS encoding NifB/NifX family molybdenum-iron cluster-binding protein has product MKIAIPSENGVLSPHFGRCETFYIATVENSKIIESESLIPPEHGQGVFPQWLADKGVNIIIAGGMGPKAVNFFNQYNIDVYLGAETKKVEELVNDLINDKLKTTGQSCPGGHLHQCHD; this is encoded by the coding sequence ATGAAGATAGCAATACCATCTGAAAATGGAGTCTTAAGTCCACATTTTGGGCGTTGTGAAACCTTTTATATTGCAACAGTGGAAAATAGTAAAATCATTGAGAGTGAATCCTTAATTCCACCTGAACATGGCCAAGGTGTGTTTCCTCAGTGGCTTGCAGATAAAGGTGTTAATATAATCATTGCCGGTGGTATGGGCCCAAAAGCTGTGAACTTTTTTAATCAATATAATATTGATGTTTATTTAGGCGCAGAAACAAAAAAGGTAGAAGAATTGGTTAATGATTTAATTAATGATAAATTAAAAACCACTGGCCAGTCTTGCCCAGGTGGACATTTACATCAATGCCATGATTAA